A region from the Saccharicrinis carchari genome encodes:
- a CDS encoding mechanosensitive ion channel family protein: protein MSEIINETKIDSNFIDKWINEMLLNLGFSENIILFLKISTLTVLAFVIARIAHHVAKKILVRTAERAVKRTKSKYDDYIVNRKLLSRTSYLIPAMVIKPFIDWIFKDMEDLNLFLHNLVSVYFIVIILLMIDSTLKVVQDIYATKPYAKERPIKGYLQGANLVFILIGILTSISILSNVELLAVFTGLGAIAAVLLLVFKDTILGFVASIQLSVNDMVRLGDWVSMPSHNADGDVIEMTLNTVKIQNFDKTISTVPTYALISESFINWRGMKESGGRRIKRSISIDMKSVHFCTPEMIDKFKKVRFLRSYIDEKLEELKEYNQQFDIDESSLINGRRLTNLGVFRKYMESYLKHHPHISKDMTFLIRHLQPNEKGIPIEIYVFSDDTRWAIYEGIQADIFDHILAVLPEFGLKVFQFPTELSTDAGHLES from the coding sequence ATGTCAGAAATCATCAATGAAACTAAAATCGATTCTAATTTTATCGATAAATGGATAAACGAAATGCTCCTTAACCTGGGTTTCAGCGAAAATATAATCCTGTTTTTAAAAATATCAACGCTCACTGTACTTGCTTTTGTTATAGCGCGAATTGCTCATCATGTTGCCAAAAAAATTCTTGTTCGTACTGCGGAACGTGCTGTTAAACGTACAAAATCAAAGTACGACGATTACATTGTTAATCGAAAACTACTTTCCCGGACATCCTACCTGATTCCGGCCATGGTTATCAAGCCGTTTATTGACTGGATATTTAAGGATATGGAGGATTTGAACCTATTTTTACACAATTTGGTCTCCGTATATTTTATTGTTATTATTCTTTTAATGATCGACTCAACACTCAAGGTTGTTCAGGATATATATGCAACAAAACCTTATGCCAAGGAGCGCCCAATAAAAGGCTATTTGCAAGGTGCTAATCTTGTATTCATTTTAATAGGTATTTTAACTTCTATATCCATTCTCTCTAATGTAGAACTCCTTGCTGTATTCACGGGCTTGGGTGCCATAGCGGCTGTATTACTTTTGGTTTTTAAAGACACTATTTTGGGTTTTGTGGCTAGTATTCAGCTGTCGGTAAACGATATGGTAAGACTGGGCGATTGGGTGTCCATGCCATCGCACAATGCGGATGGCGACGTGATTGAGATGACCTTGAATACCGTAAAAATTCAAAACTTTGATAAAACTATTTCTACTGTACCCACCTATGCGCTCATCAGTGAAAGCTTTATTAACTGGCGGGGCATGAAGGAGTCCGGTGGAAGGCGCATAAAACGTTCGATCAGTATCGACATGAAATCCGTGCATTTTTGTACCCCGGAGATGATTGATAAATTTAAGAAAGTAAGGTTTTTACGGAGCTATATTGATGAGAAATTGGAAGAGCTAAAGGAGTACAACCAGCAATTTGATATTGACGAATCGTCCCTTATCAATGGGCGCAGACTGACTAATTTAGGCGTGTTTAGAAAATATATGGAAAGCTATCTGAAACATCATCCCCATATTAGTAAGGATATGACTTTCCTGATCAGACATTTGCAACCCAACGAAAAAGGAATACCTATCGAAATATATGTATTTAGCGACGACACGCGATGGGCTATTTACGAGGGAATACAAGCCGATATTTTTGACCATATATTGGCGGTGTTGCCAGAGTTTGGGTTAAAAGTATTTCAGTTTCCTACGGAACTCTCCACCGATGCAGGTCACCTGGAGAGTTGA
- a CDS encoding M64 family metallopeptidase, producing MKRFASILLFSTCIPLLCFSQYASFFSEGSLRFDLLLSGNATETRAAVFELKKESYYGGTVHKTIDPFNYGEFKVTVTDPVSNKRIYTRGFCTLFEEWQTTDEAYEMERGFFQTLTIPFPKNEVRVLFERRNKGGEFYTLVEMDVNPMEYGIVQSSIKNTKTHKIIDNGTKDECVDIVIIGDGYTQEEMVKFHEDVRRMSDYMFSQEPFATYKRKFNIWAVDAISEESGVSDPRKGIWKHTALKSSFNTLNSDRYLTSTHNFLIRDYAALVPYDQIYVIANTDKYGGGGIYNHFSLTSIDNPRSLPVFIHEFGHAFAGLGDEYYTSDVSYSDFFNLAIEPWQPNLTTLKDFDSKWKDMLAKSIPVPTPAQEKYFKEVGVFEGGGYVSKGIYRPWYDCRMKSNEATAFCPVCQRAIKNMILFLTDN from the coding sequence ATGAAACGCTTTGCATCTATATTACTCTTTTCTACTTGCATACCCCTTCTGTGTTTTTCGCAATATGCATCCTTCTTTAGCGAAGGTAGTCTGCGTTTTGATCTTTTGTTAAGCGGTAATGCTACAGAAACACGTGCTGCTGTATTCGAGTTGAAAAAGGAATCTTATTATGGGGGGACCGTGCATAAAACAATAGACCCGTTTAATTATGGTGAGTTTAAAGTTACGGTTACGGATCCTGTCAGCAACAAAAGAATTTACACCCGCGGTTTTTGCACGCTGTTTGAGGAGTGGCAAACCACTGATGAGGCCTATGAAATGGAAAGGGGCTTTTTTCAAACGCTTACCATTCCCTTTCCTAAAAACGAAGTACGTGTATTGTTTGAACGTAGAAATAAAGGTGGTGAATTTTATACGCTCGTAGAGATGGATGTAAATCCAATGGAGTATGGTATTGTGCAATCGTCGATAAAAAATACAAAAACACACAAAATTATTGATAATGGCACAAAAGATGAGTGTGTTGATATTGTGATAATTGGAGATGGATATACGCAAGAAGAAATGGTTAAATTCCATGAGGATGTAAGGCGCATGAGCGACTATATGTTTAGCCAGGAGCCCTTCGCTACTTATAAAAGAAAGTTTAACATTTGGGCAGTGGATGCTATTTCGGAAGAATCCGGCGTAAGTGATCCCAGAAAAGGTATTTGGAAACACACCGCCTTAAAATCGAGTTTCAACACCCTAAACTCCGACAGGTACCTAACCAGCACCCATAATTTTTTAATACGCGATTATGCAGCATTGGTTCCTTACGACCAAATTTATGTTATTGCCAACACCGATAAGTATGGAGGTGGAGGAATATACAATCATTTTTCGCTCACCTCCATCGACAACCCACGTTCCTTACCGGTTTTTATACATGAGTTTGGGCATGCATTTGCCGGGTTGGGGGATGAGTACTACACTTCGGATGTAAGTTACAGTGATTTTTTTAACCTGGCCATAGAGCCCTGGCAACCCAACCTTACTACGCTAAAAGATTTTGACAGCAAATGGAAGGATATGTTGGCTAAATCCATTCCGGTACCCACCCCGGCCCAAGAAAAATATTTTAAGGAAGTAGGCGTATTTGAAGGAGGCGGTTATGTGTCCAAAGGTATTTACCGGCCTTGGTACGATTGCCGCATGAAATCGAATGAAGCCACCGCTTTTTGTCCGGTGTGCCAACGGGCAATTAAAAATATGATATTATTTTTAACAGATAATTAG
- a CDS encoding ABC1 kinase family protein, whose translation METIDRIPTSKIQRASKIIQTGAKVGVNYLKYYGTKLSAAEGEAREKLNKANASDIYDGLKNLKGSALKVAQMLSMEKNILPKAYIDKFSLSQFSVPPLSPALVIKTFKTYFGKPPSQIFDSFNSTSIAAASIGQVHLAEKDGKKLAVKIQYPGVSESISSDLTMIKPLAIKMFNIQGKGSDIYFKEVEDKLLDETNYILEVRESIEMARACNKIENIQFPDYYEALSTDRIITMDWMEGQHLSEFALKNKDKAIANKLGQALWDFYMFQIHHLKKFHADPHPGNFLVSQNNKLTVLDFGCIKNIPDEFYIPYFELARRENLEDKDKFTTNLYQLEILRADDSPQEIEFFVAMFHDLLSLFTEPFQNETFDFSNHTFFEKLSDLGEQYSQNTQLRNMNGNRGSRHFIYVNRTFFGLYNLMHQLQADNINIYNYMPRIVR comes from the coding sequence ATGGAAACAATAGATCGTATTCCCACATCCAAAATACAACGAGCCTCCAAAATAATTCAAACGGGTGCAAAAGTAGGTGTTAATTACCTCAAATATTATGGTACCAAGCTTTCAGCAGCGGAAGGAGAAGCACGGGAGAAACTAAACAAGGCCAATGCAAGTGATATTTACGATGGACTAAAAAACCTGAAAGGCAGTGCACTTAAAGTAGCACAAATGCTAAGTATGGAGAAAAACATATTGCCCAAGGCCTATATCGATAAATTTTCGTTGTCGCAATTTTCTGTACCTCCGCTATCGCCTGCATTGGTGATTAAAACTTTTAAGACCTATTTTGGTAAGCCACCCAGCCAAATTTTCGATTCATTTAATTCAACATCCATAGCAGCGGCAAGCATTGGGCAGGTGCATTTAGCCGAAAAAGACGGTAAAAAGCTGGCCGTGAAGATTCAATACCCCGGTGTTTCGGAGAGTATAAGCAGCGATTTGACCATGATTAAGCCTTTGGCAATAAAAATGTTTAACATACAAGGGAAAGGCTCGGATATTTATTTTAAAGAAGTGGAAGATAAATTGCTGGACGAAACGAACTATATTTTAGAGGTGCGCGAAAGTATTGAAATGGCCAGAGCATGCAACAAAATAGAAAATATACAGTTCCCTGATTATTACGAAGCACTTTCAACTGACCGTATCATAACCATGGATTGGATGGAAGGGCAGCACCTGTCAGAGTTTGCACTCAAAAATAAAGATAAAGCCATCGCTAATAAATTGGGGCAGGCTTTATGGGATTTTTACATGTTCCAGATTCATCACCTTAAAAAATTTCATGCCGACCCCCATCCCGGAAATTTTTTAGTGTCGCAAAACAATAAGTTAACCGTGTTGGATTTTGGTTGTATAAAAAATATTCCCGATGAGTTTTATATACCCTATTTTGAACTTGCACGCAGAGAGAATCTGGAAGATAAAGACAAGTTTACAACCAACCTGTATCAATTAGAGATTTTACGGGCTGATGATAGTCCTCAGGAAATTGAGTTTTTTGTAGCCATGTTTCACGATTTGCTTTCGCTCTTCACAGAGCCATTCCAAAATGAAACCTTTGACTTCTCGAACCACACTTTTTTTGAAAAACTGAGTGACTTAGGCGAACAGTACTCCCAAAATACCCAACTGCGAAATATGAACGGCAACCGTGGATCGCGGCATTTTATCTATGTTAACCGTACATTTTTTGGCTTGTACAATTTAATGCACCAGCTACAAGCAGATAACATTAACATATATAATTACATGCCAAGGATTGTGCGATAA
- a CDS encoding TetR/AcrR family transcriptional regulator has protein sequence MEKETVNSATDILSAYMKYVLENGTRPKSIYLFARHLGINETQFYNQFASFDKIEKSIFKAFFDNTISLLEEDSAFHSFDAQNKLISFYFTFFEVLKANRSYVVLTLEKEKNKLMFHPALIELKKAFIEFVGQLDIHTMRFKEAKMEKAKNQGLTNIFWAQLLFTLRFWLDDDSTGFSTTDIFIEKSMKTGMAFLDASTLESVIDLGKFLFKEKIMTK, from the coding sequence ATGGAGAAAGAAACAGTAAATTCAGCAACCGACATATTGAGTGCCTATATGAAATATGTGCTCGAAAATGGAACTCGCCCCAAAAGCATATATCTATTTGCCCGGCACTTAGGTATAAATGAAACACAATTCTACAATCAATTTGCATCGTTCGATAAGATTGAGAAGTCCATTTTTAAGGCTTTTTTTGATAATACCATATCATTGTTGGAAGAAGACAGTGCGTTCCATTCGTTTGATGCACAAAACAAATTAATCAGTTTTTATTTTACTTTTTTCGAAGTTTTAAAGGCCAACCGCAGTTATGTGGTTCTTACGCTCGAAAAGGAAAAAAATAAATTGATGTTCCATCCTGCACTAATTGAACTAAAAAAAGCATTTATCGAGTTTGTGGGTCAACTTGATATACATACCATGCGTTTTAAAGAAGCAAAAATGGAAAAAGCAAAAAATCAGGGGTTGACCAATATTTTTTGGGCGCAACTCCTTTTTACGCTTCGCTTTTGGCTCGATGATGACTCTACCGGATTTAGTACGACCGATATTTTTATAGAAAAATCCATGAAAACAGGTATGGCATTTCTGGATGCATCTACCCTTGAAAGTGTGATTGATCTGGGAAAGTTCCTTTTCAAAGAAAAAATAATGACCAAATAA